CTTTCCCATACCCAAGCCTTGGCATTCTGAATTTCAGAGTAACGCCATGCAGTCTCGGGCAATTCCTTGGCTTGATTCAATGTTTCTTGTGCGGCTGCGATTTGTGCAGTAGACCCCACCAGCCATGCTCGCTGACCCAGGGTGGGGCAGGCCGACTCGGCAATCAGCCAGGGGCCGGTGGGCACGTTTTCAGCACCGTTAGCGCCAGTCTGCGATGTGCTTCCAAGATCAATCACTGCCATTGGGGCACGATCACCATTTTTGGCGAGCTCTACCTGGCCTGCAGCGGTCCATGCCCCCCAAAGCCCAAGCACCTGCAGATGTGAATCGGTCGATGAAAACGTTGCCTTTGCCCGAAGAACAAACATGCGAAGCCGTTTGATAGTGGATTCGGCCAGCTCAGCCGGCATCACGTGGCCCAGGGTGTCGGCATTGATTCGCCACTGCAAAAACGTGGCCATCAGGCGGCCCTTGGGCGTGCAATAGCCGGTTCGCTGGCTCGCCAATTGCGCAAGCCCCACCACATCGTTGGTGAGTTGCCCCTGCAAAAAGCTATTGGCATCGCTACCCGTTACGGTAAAGCCCGTAAAGCCGGCCAGCGCACAGAATTTGTCAGCGTTAAACAGTGAAGAAACCGGGATTGTCATAAGCGAAGAGCAGCGATCTAAATGGGCAAAGAAGGTCTGCCCTTAATATAGCGGGATGCCTGGGCGAAAACGATATACCCCCTCACGGCGGGGCAACATTTCCATTTTTCAGCGAGCCATCCGTTGGCTGGTGGTCAGTCTGGTTGCGGCCTTTGTTTTCCTTGGCGCGGGTCTGTTCTGGCTTGACCAGCAGACCAGCCGGCCTGTGCATCAGGGCGCCAAGGCCATTGAATTAATCGTGCCTTATGGCACATCTGCCCGGGGCGTGGCGGGCCTGCTGCGCGACGCTGGCGTACAGATCGACGAAGGGCTATTTCTGATTCAGGCCCGCTGGATTGGGGTACACCGGCAATTGCAGGCGGGTGTCTACCAAGTTGAACCGGGCTTAAGCAAAAAACAACTCATTCTTCGGCTGGCTGGCTTAGATGAGAGCGTCACCACTTTGCGCATCGTCGAGGGCTGGACGGTTCGCCAGGTGATCGAGGCCGCCGAAAAAAACCCAGATCTTCGTGTTGATTTGCCTGCCTATCGGCAGCCCAGGGAACTCGCCAAGATCATCGGAGCGCCCGCAGAACACCCCGAGGGCTGGCTCTATCCCGATCTTTACGTGGTGCAAAAGGGAAGTTCGCTCACCGAGCTGTTGCGCCGATCCGTTCGCACCCAGGCCCAGATTCTGGATCGGGAATGGAATAAACGGGCCGCTGGCCTGCCGTATGCATCAATGCAAGAAGCGCTGATTGTGGCCTCGATTGTGGAAAAAGAAACCCAGTTTCCAGGGGATCGCGAGCGGGTTGCTGCAGTGTTTGCCAATCGATTGCGCCAGGGCATGCCACTTCAGGCCGACCCCACGGTGATCTATGGCTTGGGCGATCGGTTTAAGGGCGACATCACCAAGGCCCACCTGCGTAAAGATACGCCTTACAACACCTACACCCGCAAACGGCTGCCCCCCACACCCATATCCAACCCAGGCCTTCGGGCCGTGAGGGCGGTGATGAACCCCGCCCAATCCAAGGCGCTTTATTTCGTGGCTCGGGGGGATGGAAGCTCAGAATTTTCCGAGACCCTGGAGCAGCATAATTCAGCGGTAGATCGATTCATTCGGCGGATCAAGGGTCAGATATGAGGGGCAAGTTCGTTGTTTTAGAGGGCATTGATGGGGCCGGCAAGAGCACCCATCTGGACTTCATTTGCGATCAGATTCGGATGCAAAAGGGGGTGGAAGTGGTGCTCACTCGGGAGCCGGGCGGCACGCCCCTGGCCGAAAAGATCCGCGAACTTGTCTTGCATGAGCCCATGGATGTTGAGACGGAAGTCCTGATGGTGGCGGCTGCCCGGCGCGACCATGTGGCCAAGGTCATTGCACCTGCCTTGGCGGCGGGCAGCTGGGTGGTCTGTGACCGTTATGTGGATTCCACCCGGGCCTATCAGGGTGGGGGCGGGCAAGTGAGCCTTGCCTGGATCGATGGCCTGATGGCGTCTGCCACCATGGGGGTCTGGCCTGATCGGGTCTATCTGTTTGATGCACCCGCCCAGCTTGCGGCAGCACGGCGGAACTCCCGAGGAAATGCCACCGATCGTTTCGAGGCCCAAGACCTGGCCTACTTTGAGCGGGTGCGGGATGTCTACCTGAATCAACCTCGAGTCAATTCTCCGCAGGCAGTCGTGATCGACTCTTCGCAAGATGTTTCACGGATTCAATCCATACTTAAGGATAGTATTTCATCCTTATGATTAATAAAGACTTTTCTTGGTTTAATTTCTGGTGGGAACGGGTTGCTAGCGGCATGGATCGGCGGCCCAGTGCCTTGCTGTTGTTGGGCCCAAAGGGAATTGGAAAGACCAAGTTTGCCCTGGAGTTGGCGGCATCTTGGCTCTGCGAATCTCCACTAAAAGACCGCTCTGCCTGCGGCAACTGCCAATCTTGTCACTGGATGACGGCCACACAGCACCCCGACTTTCGCTGGATTCGGCCCGATGCGGATGCCGAAGAAGACGCCGCTGATGATCCCGAAGCGGCCAGTGAACCGGGCGGCAGCACGCCTGAAGCCACTGCCGATGGAAAGAAAAAATCACAAGAAATCCGGATCGAGCAGATTAGGAACCTGGCGGGCTTTTCAAATGTGGGCTCGCACCGCGGCGGCCTGCGGGTCGCGGTAATTAGCCCAGCCAACCGCATGAATTACGCGGCGGCCAATGCGCTTTTAAAGACCCTGGAGGAGCCGCCACCGTCTTTGGCTTTTATCTTGGTGGCTGACAGCCTGCGCGGCATGCCCGCCACGATTTTGTCGCGCTGTCGCCGAATTGATTTATCGGTGGACGCTGTCACCCTGGCCCGGCTTCAAAACGAATCCAGCCAGGCCGTGGAGTGGCTCTTGCCGCTTTTGGTGTCGGGCCAGGTGGACCCCATCAAGTGGGCGGAAAAAGCTGGGAAGTCGCCGCCAGCAGATGCCCTGGACCTGCTCATGCGTTGGATGAACGATGCCGCTCTGGTGCGCAATGGCATCGCGGCACGCTCGTTTCCAGAGCAGGGCGCAGCGCTTCGCGACCAGGCCTTGCGCATCCGCTCTCCACAGAACTGGGCCCAGACCATGGCCGAGATCCAGAGAATTCGGGGGGTTGCGGAACACCCACTAAACCCCAAACTCTTTTACGAATCGGTCTTTGACCGGTATCGGCGTGCCTTGGTGGGGTAGTCGCCCTGTAAAAAGTCGTTAAAAAGTGTAGTCCACTAACAGATTAAACGAGTTTTCTGGGCTGTCGAAGCCTTTTCGGTAAACAAAAAATGACAACATTGATCGATTCCCACTGCCACCTCAACTATCCCGGCTTAATTGAAAACACTGCAGGTGTGCTGGAGCGGATGCGCGCCGCTGGCGTTGCCCGCG
The nucleotide sequence above comes from beta proteobacterium MWH-UniP1. Encoded proteins:
- the mltG gene encoding endolytic transglycosylase MltG, translating into MVSLVAAFVFLGAGLFWLDQQTSRPVHQGAKAIELIVPYGTSARGVAGLLRDAGVQIDEGLFLIQARWIGVHRQLQAGVYQVEPGLSKKQLILRLAGLDESVTTLRIVEGWTVRQVIEAAEKNPDLRVDLPAYRQPRELAKIIGAPAEHPEGWLYPDLYVVQKGSSLTELLRRSVRTQAQILDREWNKRAAGLPYASMQEALIVASIVEKETQFPGDRERVAAVFANRLRQGMPLQADPTVIYGLGDRFKGDITKAHLRKDTPYNTYTRKRLPPTPISNPGLRAVRAVMNPAQSKALYFVARGDGSSEFSETLEQHNSAVDRFIRRIKGQI
- the tmk gene encoding dTMP kinase, which produces MRGKFVVLEGIDGAGKSTHLDFICDQIRMQKGVEVVLTREPGGTPLAEKIRELVLHEPMDVETEVLMVAAARRDHVAKVIAPALAAGSWVVCDRYVDSTRAYQGGGGQVSLAWIDGLMASATMGVWPDRVYLFDAPAQLAAARRNSRGNATDRFEAQDLAYFERVRDVYLNQPRVNSPQAVVIDSSQDVSRIQSILKDSISSL
- a CDS encoding folate-binding protein, with the protein product MTIPVSSLFNADKFCALAGFTGFTVTGSDANSFLQGQLTNDVVGLAQLASQRTGYCTPKGRLMATFLQWRINADTLGHVMPAELAESTIKRLRMFVLRAKATFSSTDSHLQVLGLWGAWTAAGQVELAKNGDRAPMAVIDLGSTSQTGANGAENVPTGPWLIAESACPTLGQRAWLVGSTAQIAAAQETLNQAKELPETAWRYSEIQNAKAWVWERTKEAFVPQMINFELTNGVSFTKGCYPGQEVVARSQYLGKLKRRSFRVDLQETPQDCAGLVGADVWSAKIPHEPCGQVVDCAQRFNAAGDPVAGASLLVECTLEAWEAGDLHLETLVGPNLEQKPLPYSFPAAA